From the genome of Eucalyptus grandis isolate ANBG69807.140 chromosome 2, ASM1654582v1, whole genome shotgun sequence, one region includes:
- the LOC104427999 gene encoding protein root UVB sensitive 2, chloroplastic has translation MKLLDKIMQKKKTAGEAQPQPQLQLRWHEAGPVHWTETSDSVSRRFQFEPDGQLSVKLLDDSRPVAHRVVDSFLNKFFPSGYPYSVNEGYLRYTQFRALQHLSSAALSVLSTQSLLFAAGLRPTPAQATVVSWILKDGMQHVGKLICSNLGARMDSEPKRWRILADVLYDFGTGMEVLSPLCPNLFLEMAGLGNFAKGMAVVAARATRLPIYSSFAKEGNLSDLFAKGEAISTLFNVVGLGVGIQLASTICSSMQGKMLAGPLLSAIHIYSVTEEMRATPVNSLNPQRTAMIVADFLKTGKVLSPADLRYREDLLFPGRLIEEAGNVKVGRALHDVFRPSKINGWKEKLPEEKFLLSRGSKWIDMVLEHNATGEDALRGWLVAAYVGCMEKSSHEMSTQVLQDAYLKMSDIFSPFLAEVQAKGWHTDRFHDGTGSRFAW, from the exons ATGAAGTTGCTG GACAAGAtaatgcagaagaagaagacggcGGGGGAGGCCCAGCCTCAGCCCCAGCTTCAGCTCAGATGGCACGAAGCAGGCCCCGTCCACTGGACCGAGACCTCAGATTCCGTCTCTCGCCGCTTCCAATTCGAGCCCGATGGTCAACTCTCC GTGAAATTGCTCGATGACTCGAGGCCCGTTGCTCATAGGGTGGTCGATTCCTTTCTGAACAAGTTCTTTCCTTCAGGATACCCCTacag TGTGAACGAAGGTTATTTGAGGTACACACAATTCAGGGCTCTGCAACACCTCTCGAGTGCTGCTCTCTCCGTGTTATCAACTCAG TCCCTTCTCTTTGCTGCAGGATTGAGGCCTACCCCGGCTCAAGCGACTGTCGTGAGTTGG ATTCTAAAGGATGGGATGCAGCATGTGGGAAAGCTTATATGCAGCAATTTGGGTGCTAGAATGGATTCAGAGCCTAAGCGTTGGAGGATTTTAG CTGATGTGCTGTATGATTTTGGTACTGGCATGGAAGTTCTTTCTCCCCTATGTCCTAATCTTTTCCTTGAGATGGCCGGACTTGGTAACTTCGCGAAG GGAATGGCAGTTGTGGCAGCAAGAGCAACGAGATTACCAATTTATTCTTCGTTTGCTAAAGAAGGCAATCTCAGTGACCTTTTCGCTAAAGGGGAGGCTATCTCAACTCTTTTTAACGTTGTTGGCTTAGGTGTAGGCATCCAGCTAGCATCAACAATATGTTCGTCAATGCAAGGAAAG ATGCTTGCAGGACCTCTCCTCTCTGCCATTCACATATATAGTGTCACTGAAGAGATGCGAGCTACCCCAGTGAACTCATTAAATCCACAGAGAACTGCTATGATTGTAGCCGACTTTCTTAAG ACGGGAAAAGTATTGAGCCCAGCTGATTTACGGTATCGGGAAGATCTCCTCTTTCCTGGGCGACTCATAGAAGAAGCTGGGAACGTGAAAGTTGGAAGAGCCTTACATGATGTTTTTAGGCCTTCAAAGATTAACGGGTGGAAGGAAAAACTTCCGGAGGAGAAGTTTCTTTTAAGTCGTGGCAGTAAATGGATCGACATGGTCCTCGAGCACAATGCAACTGGTGAAGATGCGTTGAGGGGTTGGTTGGTTGCCGCGTATGTTGGATGTATGGAGAAGTCTTCTCATGAGATGAGCACGCAAGTCTTGCAAGATGCTTACTTGAAGATGAGTGATATCTTTTCCCCGTTTTTAGCTGAAGTACAAGCCAAAGGATGGCATACTGATCGATTTCATGATGGAACAGGAAGTCGATTTGCATGGTAG